From Enterococcus mediterraneensis, the proteins below share one genomic window:
- a CDS encoding DEAD/DEAH box helicase: MDRTKLPECWQQRWLEQEFQKPTKIQEAVFEPLLEKKNIMGISPTGSGKTLAYLLPLLLNVEKGAGNQLLVLTSSQELALQVTEVARVWGKDLNLQVQALIGGANVKRQIEKLKDKPEVLVGTPGRILELMKLRKLKSHLLSAVVLDEADQLLQKGSGELVADVVGQLQKDTQLTFFSATADEAVKEIAQLSQQELLTVDVTKEDDSKGIISHFYLRYPSRKKVDALRRMAHLTDFQGLVFFNQLSEMGNAEEKLLYHGLSVASLASDQSKQMRKLALDSFRSGQAVELLTTDVAARGLDIPNLPFVVNADVPLTKESYLHRAGRVGRMGKAGTVITIIQDNQLRDLQRLAKELDIQIQEIFLHGGSLQTEPPIHVSEETERKIRKPSKPTEKIKKTVVGKEKKKPNRKRKSQKDKGKRRK, encoded by the coding sequence ATGGATAGAACGAAATTGCCGGAATGTTGGCAACAGCGCTGGCTGGAACAAGAATTCCAAAAACCGACAAAGATTCAAGAAGCAGTATTTGAACCGCTGTTGGAGAAGAAAAATATCATGGGCATCTCACCTACAGGATCAGGAAAAACATTGGCGTATTTGCTGCCGCTTCTATTGAATGTGGAAAAAGGAGCAGGCAATCAATTGCTGGTGCTTACTTCCTCTCAAGAACTGGCGTTGCAAGTAACTGAGGTAGCAAGAGTATGGGGAAAAGATCTTAATCTGCAAGTGCAAGCGTTGATCGGCGGTGCCAATGTGAAACGTCAGATTGAAAAGTTAAAGGACAAACCCGAAGTCTTGGTGGGAACACCAGGCAGAATCTTGGAATTGATGAAACTTCGCAAGCTGAAAAGTCATCTGCTTTCTGCGGTAGTCTTGGATGAAGCGGATCAATTGCTGCAAAAAGGCAGTGGTGAACTAGTAGCGGATGTTGTTGGACAGTTGCAAAAAGATACCCAGTTGACGTTCTTTTCTGCCACAGCGGATGAGGCCGTTAAGGAGATCGCTCAACTCAGCCAGCAGGAATTATTGACTGTCGATGTCACCAAAGAAGATGACAGCAAAGGAATCATCAGTCATTTTTACTTGCGTTATCCAAGCCGAAAAAAAGTCGATGCTTTGCGGCGAATGGCGCATCTTACTGATTTTCAGGGACTGGTCTTTTTCAACCAACTATCTGAGATGGGCAATGCGGAAGAAAAACTGCTTTATCATGGGTTATCGGTAGCTTCATTAGCCTCGGACCAATCCAAACAAATGCGTAAATTGGCATTGGATTCTTTCCGGAGCGGGCAAGCAGTGGAACTGTTGACGACCGATGTAGCGGCCAGAGGATTAGATATCCCCAATCTGCCTTTTGTAGTGAACGCGGATGTACCCCTGACAAAAGAAAGCTATTTACATCGCGCTGGACGAGTTGGACGGATGGGTAAAGCAGGCACAGTCATTACGATCATTCAAGACAATCAGTTGCGGGATCTGCAACGTTTGGCAAAAGAGCTGGATATTCAAATCCAAGAAATTTTCTTGCATGGCGGGAGTCTGCAAACAGAGCCGCCGATCCATGTTTCAGAAGAGACTGAGAGAAAAATACGCAAGCCGTCTAAGCCGACAGAAAAAATCAAGAAAACAGTGGTTGGCAAAGAAAAGAAAAAGCCAAACAGAAAAAGAAAATCTCAAAAAGACAAAGGAAAAAGGCGCAAATAA
- a CDS encoding YdcF family protein — MNFIEALIFFVILIGGNWLMVLWRKRKDDPDTFFFCCVWSFFCLFLYLGVIEYQTGSFFIIVPLIFLSFFLFSYFKDKRRLINGWLFNIFLLSFGGYLLFNLFQTQNILVGGLFAVIAVAFLLVSIFGIYALLIFLYWNAIVVMKKEAHSLANLLTLVAAIGLTLLLLFNWFVVETLPDWLAVLFAYLPFVGTYFFIVFYNFLTISFLYQFNHPRYNQDYIIVLGAGLINGERVSPLLAQRIDKAIDFYRLQIAAKGKAPKLLMSGGQGLDEKISEAAAMKNYAVSQGIPEDDILLETNSTTTFENMKFSKEIMDKLTPNGYKVIFSSNNYHIFRAGIYARMAALNADGIGAPTAFYYLPNAFLREYIAIIMMNKRRHLLVAGTIALLFLLLMILTLFVK, encoded by the coding sequence ATGAATTTTATCGAAGCACTTATTTTTTTTGTCATCCTTATTGGCGGAAATTGGCTGATGGTACTCTGGCGGAAAAGAAAAGATGATCCGGATACTTTCTTTTTCTGTTGTGTGTGGTCATTTTTCTGTTTGTTCCTTTATTTAGGCGTCATTGAGTATCAAACCGGAAGTTTCTTTATCATCGTCCCATTGATTTTCTTGAGTTTCTTTTTGTTTTCTTATTTCAAAGACAAACGCAGACTGATCAATGGTTGGCTGTTCAACATTTTTCTGCTTTCTTTTGGGGGCTATCTGCTATTCAATCTTTTCCAGACCCAAAATATTCTAGTAGGCGGCCTGTTTGCGGTGATCGCAGTTGCATTTTTGTTGGTATCGATCTTTGGCATCTATGCCCTGCTTATCTTCCTTTATTGGAACGCTATCGTCGTTATGAAAAAAGAAGCCCATTCTCTGGCTAATTTGCTGACGTTGGTAGCTGCTATCGGACTAACGCTGCTTTTACTTTTCAACTGGTTCGTGGTTGAAACACTTCCGGATTGGTTGGCTGTTCTGTTTGCCTATCTGCCATTTGTAGGTACTTACTTTTTTATCGTCTTCTACAACTTTTTGACGATCTCATTTTTATATCAATTCAATCACCCGCGATACAATCAAGACTATATCATCGTTTTAGGTGCTGGTTTGATCAATGGCGAACGCGTTTCCCCTTTATTGGCTCAAAGAATCGACAAAGCGATCGACTTTTATCGTCTGCAAATCGCCGCAAAAGGAAAAGCACCAAAACTGCTGATGTCAGGCGGACAAGGGCTGGATGAAAAAATATCAGAAGCGGCGGCGATGAAAAATTATGCTGTTTCTCAAGGTATTCCGGAAGATGATATTTTACTTGAAACAAATTCCACTACAACTTTTGAAAATATGAAATTTTCCAAAGAAATCATGGATAAACTTACTCCCAATGGTTACAAAGTGATCTTTTCTTCGAATAATTATCATATCTTCCGAGCTGGCATCTATGCCCGGATGGCAGCTTTGAACGCTGATGGGATCGGAGCGCCTACTGCTTTTTATTATTTGCCAAATGCGTTTTTACGGGAATACATCGCCATCATCATGATGAACAAACGCCGCCACTTATTGGTAGCTGGTACTATTGCTTTGCTGTTCCTTTTATTGATGATTTTGACATTGTTCGTCAAATAA
- a CDS encoding TrmH family RNA methyltransferase, which produces MKEIRSVKNELIKQLKKLHQKKYRDQQERYLIEGFHLIEEAAKTQEIEMVFVDERGKREWHQWLEKHTEIQQYDVSEDVLQSLSELPTPQGIIAVVKKHSLTVDLDGAWLLLDNVQDPGNVGTMVRTADAAGFTGVVLGKGTADIYSTKVLRSMQGSNFHLPIISMDLTEAVTIFKEKQIPVYGTELNKDAIDYRQAAPGKKVALILGNEGQGVRSELLEMTDQNLYIPIYGQAESLNVGIAAGILMYHFVSDNI; this is translated from the coding sequence ATGAAAGAAATCCGTTCTGTAAAAAATGAATTGATCAAACAATTAAAAAAGCTCCATCAAAAAAAATATAGAGATCAGCAGGAGCGTTATTTGATCGAAGGATTCCATTTGATCGAAGAAGCGGCTAAAACCCAAGAGATCGAAATGGTTTTTGTGGATGAAAGAGGCAAAAGAGAATGGCATCAGTGGCTGGAAAAGCACACCGAGATCCAGCAGTATGATGTTTCAGAAGATGTTTTGCAGTCATTGTCAGAACTGCCGACACCGCAAGGAATCATCGCGGTAGTTAAAAAACATTCCTTGACAGTTGATCTGGATGGAGCTTGGCTTTTACTGGATAATGTCCAAGATCCCGGAAATGTGGGAACGATGGTCCGCACAGCAGACGCGGCAGGATTTACTGGAGTGGTTCTAGGAAAAGGGACTGCCGATATTTACAGCACAAAAGTATTGCGGAGTATGCAGGGCAGTAATTTTCATCTACCCATCATTTCTATGGATTTAACAGAGGCTGTCACGATCTTTAAAGAAAAACAAATCCCTGTTTATGGAACGGAATTGAACAAAGATGCCATTGATTACCGTCAAGCCGCGCCCGGTAAAAAAGTCGCACTGATCCTTGGAAACGAAGGGCAGGGCGTACGCTCAGAACTGTTGGAAATGACAGACCAAAACCTTTATATCCCGATTTATGGCCAAGCAGAATCACTGAATGTAGGGATCGCCGCCGGTATATTGATGTACCATTTCGTATCAGACAATATTTAA
- a CDS encoding Gfo/Idh/MocA family protein produces MIHLGIIGTGWITHQFVEAAHETKKYRLVAVYSRRLETAQEFGERYGDVEYAIDLDTFFGLAHMDTVYIASPNSLHYEQAKQAILAGKNVIVEKPAFSTPTEMDEIIELANEKRVFFFEAARNIHEESYRKIADFLPVKDRIIGANFTYMKYSSRYDAVLAGKEPNIFSPHFSGGALMDLGIYPLYAALGWFGMPESMHYFARKIATEVDGIGTIVLRYDGFDVTIQQGKNADSFLPSEIYLDNGTLVMNGINAFDKAAFHDREQKEIKKLEITAKENPMVEEAADFAKVIENPTDPKLGDIYQEWVELSRNVNKVIYHLRQDAGIVFDADKKD; encoded by the coding sequence ATGATTCATTTAGGGATTATCGGTACTGGATGGATTACCCATCAATTCGTGGAAGCTGCTCATGAAACAAAGAAATACCGGTTAGTTGCTGTGTATTCACGGAGATTAGAAACGGCACAAGAATTTGGTGAACGTTACGGCGACGTGGAATATGCAATAGATTTGGATACGTTTTTTGGTTTGGCACATATGGATACTGTTTATATCGCCTCGCCAAACTCTTTGCATTATGAACAAGCAAAACAAGCAATCTTAGCCGGCAAAAATGTCATTGTCGAAAAACCGGCTTTTTCTACGCCGACTGAAATGGATGAGATCATCGAACTTGCCAATGAAAAAAGAGTTTTCTTTTTTGAAGCGGCACGTAATATCCATGAAGAAAGTTATCGCAAGATTGCTGATTTTTTACCGGTCAAAGATCGGATCATCGGCGCGAACTTTACGTATATGAAATATTCTTCCCGCTACGATGCTGTGTTGGCAGGAAAAGAACCAAACATCTTCTCGCCGCATTTTTCCGGCGGAGCATTGATGGATCTGGGAATCTATCCGCTTTATGCCGCACTGGGATGGTTTGGTATGCCGGAATCAATGCACTATTTCGCCCGGAAGATCGCGACAGAAGTCGATGGCATCGGTACGATCGTTTTGCGGTATGATGGATTTGATGTGACCATCCAACAAGGCAAGAACGCGGATTCTTTCTTGCCGTCAGAGATTTATCTGGATAACGGCACATTGGTGATGAACGGGATCAATGCTTTTGATAAAGCAGCATTTCATGATCGCGAACAGAAAGAAATCAAAAAATTAGAGATTACAGCCAAAGAAAATCCGATGGTAGAAGAAGCGGCTGATTTTGCTAAAGTAATCGAGAATCCGACTGATCCAAAATTAGGCGATATATATCAAGAATGGGTTGAACTCTCAAGAAATGTCAACAAAGTCATTTACCACTTGCGGCAAGATGCCGGAATCGTATTTGATGCAGACAAAAAAGACTAG
- a CDS encoding AEC family transporter — protein MLHAYLNIFAIFALMFLGYWLSFKQWFSNQTAEAFSKLVLNLALPFNMFLTITSNFSKEQFLHLFSGMIIPIISMSLTFFLSLLYRKIWPTKSGRGGTFTTMFTCSNTIFIGLPINLAIFGEEAVPFVLLYYIVNTTFFWTIGIYEIARDNPEFQQAKVSFHPLVVLKKVFSPALLGFLIGICWMMGAMPVPDFIRTFGGYLANLTTPLSMFVIGIIVYFSGLKNLKINRDVLGVLFGRYLFSPLIVWVLGQFITVPPMMLAVFIIQSSMPVQNAVTILTRAYHADEEFAASSLGYSVLLYMFYVPLLLKLIL, from the coding sequence GTGCTGCACGCATATTTGAATATTTTTGCTATTTTTGCATTGATGTTTTTAGGCTATTGGCTTTCTTTCAAACAATGGTTCTCTAATCAAACTGCTGAGGCGTTTTCAAAGCTCGTATTGAATCTGGCGCTTCCATTCAATATGTTTTTGACGATCACATCAAACTTTTCAAAAGAGCAGTTTCTGCATCTATTCAGCGGGATGATCATCCCGATCATTTCGATGTCATTGACATTTTTTCTCAGCCTGCTCTATCGCAAGATCTGGCCCACGAAATCAGGAAGAGGTGGTACTTTTACTACAATGTTCACCTGTTCCAACACGATTTTTATTGGTCTGCCGATCAATCTAGCGATATTTGGCGAAGAGGCAGTGCCATTTGTTTTGTTATATTATATCGTCAATACCACATTTTTTTGGACAATCGGTATTTATGAGATTGCGCGGGATAATCCCGAGTTTCAGCAAGCCAAAGTTTCCTTCCATCCTTTAGTAGTACTGAAAAAAGTGTTCTCTCCTGCATTGCTGGGATTTTTGATCGGGATCTGCTGGATGATGGGCGCAATGCCTGTTCCTGATTTTATCCGGACTTTTGGCGGCTATCTGGCAAACTTGACCACCCCGCTTTCGATGTTCGTTATTGGTATCATCGTCTATTTCAGCGGACTTAAAAATCTTAAAATCAATCGCGATGTCCTCGGTGTTCTCTTTGGAAGATATCTTTTTTCCCCTTTGATTGTTTGGGTATTGGGACAATTTATTACGGTCCCGCCAATGATGCTGGCTGTTTTCATCATCCAGTCCTCCATGCCGGTCCAAAATGCAGTCACCATCTTGACGCGGGCATATCATGCGGATGAAGAGTTTGCAGCTTCCAGTCTGGGTTACTCGGTATTGCTTTATATGTTTTATGTTCCGCTGTTGTTGAAGCTGATTTTGTGA
- the yidC gene encoding membrane protein insertase YidC: MTKMKNWLVGSGLIALLLTLSGCVSIDKNGNPDTSGIVYRILVEPLSNFIQYLVNNFNWSYGWAIIIVTIIVRVIILPLGIHQAKQTMVQSEKMQFIKPQVTAAQQKLKEATTREEQMAAQMEMQAVYKENGVSMTGGIGCLPLLIQMPIFSALYYTARYTEGIRESVFYGINLGEASLVLVAIAGLSYLIQGYISQIGVPEEQKKTMRTMLIVSPLMIVFMSFGAPAGVTLYWVVGGVFSCIQTYITNVIMKPKIRAQIEEEMKANPPKTVVTPPKKDVTPKETPKNTMNLNQPKRTGQGRNANKQQKR; the protein is encoded by the coding sequence ATGACAAAAATGAAAAACTGGCTGGTTGGTTCCGGCTTGATTGCTTTGCTGCTGACCCTTTCCGGCTGTGTCAGCATTGATAAAAACGGGAATCCCGATACATCAGGCATTGTCTATCGCATACTTGTAGAACCACTCAGCAATTTTATCCAATATCTAGTGAACAATTTCAACTGGTCCTATGGTTGGGCGATCATTATCGTAACGATCATCGTCCGCGTGATCATTTTGCCGTTAGGTATCCACCAAGCCAAGCAAACAATGGTTCAATCAGAAAAAATGCAATTCATCAAACCGCAAGTTACAGCGGCACAACAAAAATTAAAAGAAGCAACCACTCGTGAAGAACAAATGGCTGCTCAAATGGAAATGCAGGCTGTTTATAAAGAAAATGGTGTCAGCATGACTGGCGGTATCGGCTGTCTGCCGCTGCTGATCCAAATGCCGATCTTCTCTGCTCTTTATTACACGGCTCGTTACACTGAAGGTATTCGCGAATCTGTTTTCTACGGTATCAATCTTGGCGAAGCAAGTCTTGTTTTAGTAGCGATCGCTGGTCTTTCTTATTTGATCCAAGGGTATATCTCACAAATCGGTGTACCTGAAGAGCAAAAGAAAACGATGCGGACAATGCTGATCGTTTCTCCATTGATGATCGTCTTCATGTCCTTCGGAGCGCCAGCCGGTGTGACGCTTTACTGGGTAGTCGGCGGTGTGTTCAGTTGTATCCAAACTTACATCACGAATGTTATCATGAAACCAAAAATCCGGGCGCAGATCGAAGAAGAAATGAAAGCCAACCCACCAAAAACAGTTGTAACGCCACCTAAAAAAGACGTTACGCCTAAAGAAACACCAAAAAACACTATGAACCTGAATCAGCCAAAACGGACTGGTCAAGGACGTAATGCGAACAAACAACAAAAAAGATAA
- a CDS encoding HD domain-containing protein, translating to MTEKWQDDAEYVSYIQDLLETEEVKKLEKFTHHLHSTRLDHCLSVSYNSYKLVKKWGGNARATARAGLLHDLFYYDWRTTKFDEGSHAYMHPRIAVKNAEKITELSDLERDIILKHMWGATIAPPRYKESYIVTLVDKYCAIKEASEPYSQSLRLKWRHWFPKKQSV from the coding sequence ATGACAGAAAAATGGCAAGACGATGCAGAATATGTGTCTTATATTCAAGATCTCTTAGAAACTGAAGAAGTAAAAAAACTAGAAAAATTTACACATCATTTACATTCTACGCGTTTGGATCATTGTTTGAGTGTTTCTTATAATAGCTATAAATTGGTAAAAAAATGGGGCGGAAATGCACGTGCGACTGCTCGCGCGGGACTTTTGCATGACCTGTTCTATTACGACTGGCGGACAACGAAATTTGACGAAGGTTCCCATGCTTACATGCATCCGAGGATTGCAGTCAAAAACGCCGAAAAAATCACTGAGCTATCTGATTTAGAACGCGACATTATCTTAAAACATATGTGGGGAGCAACGATCGCGCCGCCCCGTTACAAAGAAAGTTATATTGTGACTTTAGTGGACAAATATTGCGCCATCAAAGAAGCGTCAGAACCCTATTCACAAAGCCTGCGTCTAAAATGGCGTCATTGGTTTCCGAAGAAACAATCTGTATAA
- a CDS encoding acylphosphatase encodes MRKIRMNVQGTVQGVGFRYTTKMLADRLGVTGAVWNEADGSVGIEAVGEEEIIDTFISEIKDSPSPAGRVTYTDIHDDPMIKDYKKFEVRYR; translated from the coding sequence ATGCGCAAAATCCGAATGAATGTTCAAGGTACTGTCCAAGGTGTAGGTTTCCGTTATACTACAAAAATGTTGGCGGATCGATTAGGTGTCACCGGAGCAGTCTGGAATGAAGCAGACGGTTCTGTGGGAATTGAAGCGGTGGGTGAGGAAGAAATCATCGATACGTTTATCAGTGAGATTAAAGACTCCCCTTCACCAGCCGGACGCGTGACTTACACAGATATCCACGATGATCCGATGATCAAAGATTACAAGAAATTTGAAGTCCGGTATCGTTGA
- a CDS encoding GyrI-like domain-containing protein: MEIGEVRRVSLPGFAVIGKEGKGLSQEGASWVPPLWEKFTKHSTEIVELAAEGSEEVHLWGLMSDEKTWLEPWGEVGRYLAGVEVPKDTKAPEDWRRWEMPAMDYLVVKTNSENLDMMTEEMLSQILPNENAVLAAAIQEHYLPEFEKGEVELYFPVTYDFSPITE; this comes from the coding sequence ATGGAAATCGGTGAGGTACGTCGTGTAAGTTTGCCGGGATTTGCTGTGATCGGCAAAGAAGGCAAGGGACTTTCACAAGAAGGTGCTTCGTGGGTACCGCCATTATGGGAAAAATTCACGAAACATTCGACTGAGATCGTCGAATTGGCTGCTGAAGGATCAGAGGAAGTCCATCTTTGGGGGCTGATGAGTGATGAGAAGACATGGCTGGAGCCTTGGGGTGAAGTGGGGAGATATTTAGCCGGTGTCGAAGTTCCCAAAGATACAAAAGCACCGGAAGACTGGCGGCGTTGGGAAATGCCGGCGATGGATTATCTGGTGGTCAAAACCAATTCAGAAAATCTGGATATGATGACAGAAGAAATGCTGAGCCAGATTTTGCCAAATGAAAATGCGGTACTTGCTGCCGCTATCCAAGAACATTACTTGCCAGAATTTGAAAAAGGCGAGGTAGAGCTGTATTTTCCAGTCACTTATGATTTTTCGCCAATAACAGAATAA
- a CDS encoding YczE/YyaS/YitT family protein has translation MKNLTIHDRLKDRVILALVGTFLVALGIHLIVLSQLGADALSTFILGIIKYLPFQFGTISLSINILVLIVVFFRERQMIGIGSIINSFGIGIFLNILEWSGFTTLPKGTHFLAIILGTVLFAFGTALYLLTQTGSGAYECLMMLVRNQFRLSIHTARILLDGFFMIVGFLLGGTVGIGTVFVLFLLGPILDFFLQRLPKRFKFLRF, from the coding sequence ATGAAAAATTTAACTATCCACGATCGGTTAAAAGATCGTGTCATTTTGGCCCTTGTTGGGACTTTTTTAGTTGCGCTGGGCATACATCTGATCGTTTTAAGTCAGTTAGGCGCGGATGCATTAAGCACGTTTATACTTGGGATCATCAAATATCTGCCGTTTCAATTCGGTACGATCAGTTTGAGCATCAATATTCTGGTTTTGATCGTTGTTTTTTTCCGAGAAAGACAGATGATCGGTATCGGCAGTATCATCAACAGTTTTGGGATCGGGATTTTCCTAAATATTTTGGAATGGTCTGGTTTCACTACATTGCCTAAGGGCACTCATTTTTTGGCTATTATTTTAGGAACTGTGCTTTTTGCTTTTGGTACGGCGTTGTATCTTTTGACACAGACCGGTTCAGGGGCTTATGAATGTTTGATGATGCTAGTCAGAAATCAATTCCGTCTATCGATCCATACTGCTCGTATACTGCTGGACGGATTTTTTATGATCGTTGGTTTCTTATTAGGAGGTACCGTTGGGATCGGCACCGTCTTTGTTCTGTTTTTATTAGGTCCGATACTGGATTTCTTTTTACAGAGATTGCCGAAACGGTTCAAATTTTTAAGATTTTAA
- a CDS encoding DUF4828 domain-containing protein, translating to MKKYFPLVLGASLITGVAGLVLRKKKTACSDNFQQFIGTWQYQKTPVSKPITVTITDDYQLYLQDQPETTILVELTPSRLVLLDGLGYHIIIEEKDGQLHFYDETEDQSFVLIPKIQKESP from the coding sequence ATGAAAAAATACTTTCCTCTTGTCCTTGGCGCCTCATTGATCACCGGAGTCGCGGGTCTGGTATTACGTAAAAAGAAGACTGCTTGTTCGGATAATTTCCAACAGTTCATTGGAACTTGGCAATATCAAAAGACGCCGGTCAGTAAACCGATCACGGTCACCATCACTGATGACTACCAGCTATATCTCCAAGATCAGCCGGAAACCACAATACTGGTAGAACTGACACCCAGTCGTTTAGTACTGCTGGACGGGTTAGGATACCACATTATTATTGAAGAAAAAGACGGTCAACTGCATTTTTATGACGAAACAGAAGACCAGTCATTTGTACTTATTCCTAAAATTCAAAAAGAATCACCATAA
- a CDS encoding serine hydrolase, producing the protein MSKKFHRLFALVFSVIIAAGFWAPLESNAAESDFHVDAKAAISVDAKTGKILYDQEGDTPMGIASVTKIIGLYLVEEQVKEGKLAWGDTVAISDYAEELSTKPDLSNVPLHKENQYTVKELFDSAVIQSANASIVALAEKIAGSEPKFVDMMQAKLKSWGITDATLVNASGLNNSYLGDHVYPGSSTDAENKMSAKDVAIVARHLITDYPDFLEVSKITTKMFGENTQSPVEMVNWNWMLPGFINAKEGVDGLKTGTTELAGACFVGTMEKDGQRIITVVLNVAGHAENPSVRFIETGKLMDYSFDNWKQETIKTDNTRIPDHKTVKVADGKDLTAAIVLKDSVNVWVRSDMDLADTIITPKFDKKIVTDGSVEAPVDKGETIGSATIRLADDDLGYLDDSNPATAKIVVNEKVEKANIFVLAGRKIAGFFSNLF; encoded by the coding sequence ATGTCAAAAAAATTTCATAGACTCTTTGCGCTAGTTTTCAGCGTAATCATCGCCGCAGGATTCTGGGCGCCGTTAGAAAGCAATGCCGCTGAATCAGATTTTCATGTGGACGCAAAAGCCGCTATTTCAGTTGATGCGAAAACCGGAAAGATCCTCTACGATCAAGAGGGAGATACACCGATGGGGATCGCCTCAGTGACGAAGATCATTGGTCTTTATCTGGTAGAAGAACAAGTAAAAGAAGGAAAACTGGCATGGGGGGATACGGTCGCTATCTCAGATTATGCTGAAGAGTTGAGCACGAAACCTGACTTATCGAATGTTCCTTTACATAAAGAAAATCAATACACAGTAAAAGAACTCTTTGATTCCGCTGTGATCCAATCGGCGAATGCTTCCATCGTGGCCTTGGCTGAAAAGATCGCCGGCAGCGAACCAAAATTCGTGGATATGATGCAAGCCAAACTAAAAAGCTGGGGTATTACAGATGCAACGCTGGTAAATGCTTCTGGATTGAACAATAGTTATCTAGGCGATCACGTCTATCCCGGTTCTAGTACAGATGCTGAAAATAAAATGTCAGCGAAAGATGTAGCCATAGTAGCACGTCACTTGATTACAGATTATCCGGACTTTTTAGAAGTTTCTAAAATCACTACTAAGATGTTTGGGGAAAATACTCAGTCACCGGTAGAAATGGTGAACTGGAACTGGATGCTTCCTGGATTCATCAATGCCAAAGAAGGCGTTGACGGATTGAAAACTGGGACAACAGAACTGGCCGGCGCCTGCTTTGTAGGAACGATGGAAAAAGACGGTCAGCGAATCATCACCGTTGTTTTGAATGTCGCAGGACATGCAGAAAATCCTAGTGTACGTTTTATCGAAACCGGAAAATTGATGGACTATTCATTTGATAATTGGAAACAAGAAACCATCAAGACTGATAATACAAGAATCCCTGATCACAAAACAGTTAAAGTCGCTGATGGAAAAGATTTGACAGCGGCAATCGTTTTGAAAGATTCTGTAAATGTTTGGGTCCGCAGCGATATGGACCTTGCAGATACGATCATCACACCAAAATTTGACAAAAAAATCGTCACTGACGGTTCTGTCGAGGCGCCTGTTGACAAAGGAGAAACCATTGGATCTGCTACTATTCGCTTAGCAGACGATGATTTAGGTTATCTGGACGATTCTAACCCAGCCACAGCCAAGATCGTTGTGAATGAAAAAGTCGAGAAGGCTAATATTTTTGTATTAGCTGGACGAAAAATCGCCGGATTCTTTTCAAATCTTTTTTAA
- the sfsA gene encoding DNA/RNA nuclease SfsA — protein sequence MEYQDVILATFIERKHRFIAHCELESGEVIIAHVKNTGRGKEVFIPGAVVALQYCPSPKRKTSYDLIAVKKFKQWINIDSQLPNRLAYDGLLDGTIHLPGLSGEIATITREVRYGNSKFDLALMTSTGEKAFIEVKGMTLENEQIGAFPDAPTIRGKKHVHELRAALKEGYHSYLLFIIQFEQVQLATIHTAMQNDLRDEFAQAIEDGVQVLAYNCSVRSNTVTVKQSIPFVLDYAFIDPN from the coding sequence ATGGAATATCAAGACGTTATTTTAGCAACATTCATTGAACGAAAACATCGGTTTATTGCCCACTGTGAATTGGAATCTGGTGAAGTGATTATTGCCCATGTGAAAAATACCGGACGCGGCAAAGAAGTTTTTATTCCCGGAGCGGTAGTGGCATTGCAGTATTGTCCTTCACCGAAGCGAAAAACCAGTTATGATTTGATCGCCGTCAAAAAATTTAAGCAATGGATCAATATTGACAGCCAGCTGCCTAATCGCTTGGCTTATGACGGTTTGTTGGACGGAACGATCCATTTGCCGGGATTATCAGGTGAGATTGCGACGATCACGCGTGAGGTCCGCTACGGAAACTCCAAATTTGATCTGGCGTTGATGACCAGCACAGGCGAGAAAGCGTTTATTGAAGTAAAAGGGATGACGTTAGAAAATGAACAGATCGGCGCATTCCCCGATGCACCGACTATTCGGGGCAAAAAGCATGTCCATGAGTTGAGAGCCGCTCTTAAAGAAGGCTACCATAGTTACCTTTTATTCATCATTCAATTTGAACAAGTCCAACTTGCGACGATCCATACTGCAATGCAAAATGATCTGCGGGATGAATTTGCGCAAGCTATAGAAGACGGCGTTCAAGTTTTAGCGTATAATTGCAGTGTACGATCAAATACTGTGACGGTGAAACAATCTATTCCTTTTGTTTTAGATTATGCTTTCATCGATCCAAATTAA